The following are from one region of the Colias croceus chromosome 4, ilColCroc2.1 genome:
- the LOC123691420 gene encoding basic salivary proline-rich protein 2-like, whose translation MAKLLCRILLFFLLMTILIAEGKKISRSRSSSRSSSSSRRTSSNHPAPTSVSHSQASAPKPTLFGWQEKSAQKTQKSQPRQSKPGDQKHSYPSSNTGLSGSDPPKKTQGQSETIQRSNVANQQSVPQHTPANGHSYPASNGLSGSSGTGVNNPQRSGQSAANLAPHQVQSENIQRSNIPNQQSAQQPASYGSNSHSYPASNGLSGNSGTGAGYPQGTGLSGSNVAPPPYQASNSYKPQNNLGNGYNHPQGPPPPYPGLGNNHNQHGPPPQYSGYGNMGNNYGGYGGGHSPQMPGYFGGYSNNKGFGGMSRGSSLAGVGIAGAGIGTILTGLALWNLARSTGHHHHTVIYDNRGQPVAVAPVNGTDTSASDSLLADLVNCTLTISTDNATEVLAIPCSIATSFTPDAGDKDAKVDSPNDNTKCTITVVTKSAKEFMTTIPCSVLLNTAAQNNVTEPPPESFTESTANITISTIDIDTNSPSALKLSSSKENIDTDSPTVYNCTSEPGDIRDPINPCFSVNHNLTVVPLASSDVQ comes from the coding sequence ATGGCTAAATTATTATGCAGAATATTATTGTTCTTTTTGTTAATGACTATCCTCATTGCTGagggaaaaaaaatatcaaggaGCAGAAGTTCAAGCCGTAGTAGTAGCAGTAGTAGAAGGACGTCGAGTAATCATCCAGCACCGACATCGGTGAGCCATTCACAAGCATCAGCTCCAAAGCCTACGTTATTTGGATGGCAAGAAAAATCTGCTCAGAAAACTCAGAAATCACAACCTCGCCAGTCTAAGCCAGGCGACCAAAAACATTCATATCCTTCTAGTAATACAGGCTTATCTGGAAGTGATCCGCCAAAGAAAACACAGGGTCAATCGGAAACTATCCAGCGCAGTAATGTTGCAAATCAGCAATCAGTACCACAACATACACCTGCAAATGGACACTCATATCCAGCGTCAAATGGTCTTTCGGGTAGTTCTGGAACAGGTGTAAATAATCCTCAACGATCAGGGCAATCTGCTGCTAATTTGGCTCCTCATCAAGTTCAATCGGAAAACATTCAGCGTAGTAATATTCCCAATCAGCAGTCAGCACAACAACCTGCGTCATATGGTTCTAATAGTCACTCATATCCAGCATCAAATGGTCTCTCAGGAAATTCTGGAACAGGTGCAGGTTATCCCCAAGGCACGGGACTCTCTGGTTCTAATGTGGCACCTCCACCATATCAAGCATCTAACTCATACAAAccacaaaataatttaggAAACGGCTATAATCATCCTCAGGGTCCACCACCACCGTATCCTGGTTTGGGAAATAATCATAATCAGCACGGACCACCTCCTCAATACTCAGGCTACGGAAATATGGGAAATAATTATGGCGGATATGGCGGAGGACACAGTCCGCAAATGCCAGGTTACTTCGGTggttattcaaataataaaggtTTTGGTGGTATGAGTCGAGGGAGCTCATTAGCTGGTGTTGGAATTGCTGGAGCAGGAATAGGAACAATATTAACTGGGTTGGCGTTATGGAATTTAGCTAGATCCACGGGACATCATCATCACACTGTTATATATGACAACAGAGGACAGCCTGTAGCAGTAGCACCTGTTAATGGGACAGATACTTCGGCGTCCGATTCTTTATTAGCTGATTTGGTGAACTGTACTCTAACTATAAGTACAGATAATGCAACTGAAGTTCTTGCTATTCCTTGTTCAATTGCAACTTCATTTACTCCAGATGCTGGTGATAAGGATGCAAAAGTTGATAGCCCAAATGATAATACTAAGTGCACTATAACAGTTGTTACAAAATCGGCCAAAGAGTTTATGACTACTATACCTTGCTCAGTGCTTCTTAACACAGCAGCTCAAAATAATGTGACAGAACCACCGCCAGAAAGTTTTACAGAATCGACTGctaatattacaatttcaaCTATCGATATTGATACAAATTCACCTTCAGCTTTAAAACTTTCAAGTtctaaagaaaatatagataCTGATTCTCCAACCGTCTATAATTGTACTTCCGAACCAGGCGATATACGGGATCCCATAAATCCGTGTTTTAGTGTAAATCACAATTTAACTGTAGTTCCCCTTGCTTCTTCGGatgttcaataa